TAAGCCTTTGGGAAATAACTGCTTTTAAGGCACCAGAAACCTGTACCCTTATCTGCTGTTGCTGGTCTGCAGGAAACACGTCTATAAGCCTGTCTAGTGTCTTGGCCGCCCCTAAAGTGTGAAGGGTTGATAAAACAAGGTGACCTGTTTCTGCCGCTGTAACAGCTATACTGATGGACTCTATATCCCTCATCTCACCTATAAATATTACATCCGGGTCTTCCCTTAAGGATGCCCTCAAAGCTTTTGCATATGTTTTGCTGTCCTGACCCATTTCCCTTTGGTTTACAATACATTTTTCATGTTTAAATATATATTCTATTGGGTCTTCTAACGTTAAAATATGCCCGCATTTATTCCGGTTTATTTCATTTATTATAGCTGCCATAGTTGTAGACTTACCACTACCTGTAGGACCTGTAACCAATATCAAACCTTCCTTTGTTTTGCACAGTTCCCTGATTATAGGCGGGAGGTTTAGACTATCAATTGTAGGAATATCAGAAGCTAATACCCTGAAGACTATTGCTATGGAACCTCGCTGGTAAAAAGCATTTACACGGAATCTGGAAACTCCGGGAACTGTCATTGAACAGTCTACTTCTCCCTCCGCCACAAGCTCATCAAATTTTTCTTTTCCCAGACATTCCCTTGCATACTGTTTAGTTTGCTCCGGTGTAAGTTCCTCTGCATCAATTGGTGCCATCTCTCCGTTAATTCTAAAAGAAGGGGCTCTTCCGACGGTTATGTGTATATCCGATGCCTTTTTTTCAACACCCATTCTTAATAGTTCCTTTAGTTCAATCATAACAGCATTCTCCTTCTTTTTGAATTTCAGCATCCTTTATACTTTATCGGAAGAATGGGCTTATTATTTTATAGTCAGGATAATTTATTTGTAATATCTAAACCCAGTCGGACTGCCTGGTTTTTGACTGTGGAAACGGCTTTTGAAATATGTGAATTAAAATCTTTTATTCTCTTTATCCATTTTTTCATTTCGTTAGATATTTCGTGATGGTCTTCAATAGTTACATCCCTGTCGCCTATTGAGTCTTTGTATTCATCCACCAAATCTTCTAAAACTGTGGCAGCACCGGATATGGACATAATAGGCGTCATAAGGTCGTGAGAAACATTTCCTAACAAATGCCCCAACAAAGCTAAACTTTCATTTTCAGGTAACAACCTTTTCACATTTCCCCTTTCTAAAAGCATAAGGGCACCTTTTAATGAATTGCTCACCTGTATTTTTAACATCTGCAATTCAAGTGGGTTAGCATTTGTGGCATCAACACACATAATGC
The genomic region above belongs to Acetivibrio saccincola and contains:
- a CDS encoding type IV pilus twitching motility protein PilT produces the protein MIELKELLRMGVEKKASDIHITVGRAPSFRINGEMAPIDAEELTPEQTKQYARECLGKEKFDELVAEGEVDCSMTVPGVSRFRVNAFYQRGSIAIVFRVLASDIPTIDSLNLPPIIRELCKTKEGLILVTGPTGSGKSTTMAAIINEINRNKCGHILTLEDPIEYIFKHEKCIVNQREMGQDSKTYAKALRASLREDPDVIFIGEMRDIESISIAVTAAETGHLVLSTLHTLGAAKTLDRLIDVFPADQQQQIRVQVSGALKAVISQRLIPDINRKGRVAAFEIMIVTPAISNLIREGKITGINMCIQTGFNQGMQLMDKHIADLYNEGRISRDDAYAFCVDKEAMRRYIG